One Solanum lycopersicum chromosome 2, SLM_r2.1 genomic region harbors:
- the LOC138337081 gene encoding putative receptor-like protein kinase At5g39000: MERSTNNFDPQLVIGSGGYGTVYKGNIDGGETTVAVKRLKPGSSQGEKELWTEINMLSMHRHENLLSLIGYCIEGHEMLLVYDYMPRGSLADNRYKMDRNSSSLSWERRLKIAIGAACGLDFLHTCQNRDIKSSNILLDENWESKISDFGLSKMGPGNESATHVSTQVKGILTCSRYETARGTTWTKQCIKEGEINKLIDENLLGSISSTCLKAFIGISAKCFYGLPQERSAMFEVVKSLELALVFQKNEGEERSAISREKVKSEDKSPYTASLRWWDFRSQLRKAPPKPENLVCPDSKSLFGSA; encoded by the exons ATGGAAAGATCAACCAACAATTTTGATCCTCAGCTTGTCATTGGTAGTGGCGGATATGGTACAgtatacaaaggaaatattgaTGGTGGAGAGACCACTGTAGCAGTTAAGCGATTGAAACCAGGATCTAGCCAGGGGGAGAAAGAGTTATGGACGGAAATCAATATGTTATCTATGCACCGCCATGAGAACCTTCTCTCCCTAATTGGTTACTGCATTGAAGGTCATGAGATGTTATTAGTTTATGATTATATGCCTCGAGGATCACTTGCTGACAACCGGTACAAAATGGACAGAAATAGCTCATCTCTCTCTTGGGAACGGAGACTCAAGATTGCTATAGGTGCTGCATGTGGACTGGATTTCCTTCATACATGTCAAAATCGTGATATCAAAAGCTCAAACATTCTGTTGGATGAAAACTGGGAAAGTAAGATTTCTGATTTTGGGTTGTCCAAAATGGGGCCTGGAAATGAATCAGCTACTCATGTTAGTACACAAGTCAAAGGCATTCTG ACCTGCAGTCGATATGAGACTGCCCGAGGAACAACATGGACCAAGCAATGTATAAAGGAAGGAGAAATTAATAAGCTTATTGATGAGAATCTGTTGGGGTCCATCTCATCAACTTGTCTAAAGGCGTTTATAGGAATTTCTGCCAAATGCTTCTATGGTCTTCCACAAGAACGGTCTGCAATGTTTGAAGTGGTGAAAAGCCTGGAATTAGCATTAGTATTTCAGAAAAATGAAGGTGAAG AAAGAAGTGCCATCTCAAGGGAAAAGGTAAAATCTGAGGATAAAAGTCCCTACACTGCTTCACTAAGATGGTGGGATTTTCGTAGCCAATTGAGAAAAGCACCTCCAAAGCCAGAGAATCTTGTTTGTCCAGATagtaagagcctgtttggctcagcttaa